A part of Vigna radiata var. radiata cultivar VC1973A chromosome 11, Vradiata_ver6, whole genome shotgun sequence genomic DNA contains:
- the LOC106778086 gene encoding heptahelical transmembrane protein 4 isoform X3, with protein sequence MIRPITRWPFFAFLGGAMFCLLASSICHLLSCHSERMAYIMLRLDYAGIAALIATSFYPPVYYSFMCYPFFCNLYLGFITVLGIATILVSLLPVFQNPEFRTIRASLFFGMGLSGAAPILHKLFLFWGQPEVFHTTGYEILMGVLYGIGALVYATRIPERWMPGKFDIAGHSHQLFHILVVAGAYVHYRAGLVYLRWRDLQGC encoded by the coding sequence ATGATTAGACCAATTACAAGGTGGCCTTTTTTCGCATTTTTAGGGGGTGCCATGTTTTGCTTGCTAGCTAGCAGTATTTGCCATCTTCTATCATGTCACTCTGAGCGAATGGCATACATCATGCTGAGGCTTGACTATGCTGGAATTGCAGCCCTCATAGCCACCTCTTTCTACCCTCCAGTATACTACTCTTTTATGTGTTATCCATTTTTCTGCAACCTTTACTTAGGATTTATCACTGTACTGGGTATTGCCACCATCTTGGTTTCTCTGCTTCCAGTGTTCCAAAATCCTGAATTCCGCACCATCCGAGCATCTCTCTTCTTCGGAATGGGTTTGTCCGGAGCAGCACCTATACTGCACAAACTTTTTCTATTCTGGGGCCAGCCAGAAGTATTTCACACAACCGGATATGAGATCCTGATGGGTGTTCTCTATGGAATTGGTGCACTGGTTTATGCCACTAGGATTCCAGAAAGATGGATGCCTGGGAAGTTTGACATTGCCGGACATAGTCACCAATTGTTTCATATATTGGTGGTGGCTGGAGCATACGTTCATTATCGGGCAGGGTTGGTTTATCTCAGGTGGCGTGATCTTCAAGGTTGCTGA
- the LOC106778086 gene encoding heptahelical transmembrane protein 4 isoform X2 codes for MGAEDLNLMENEGACRGREGKGRRLWKKVKYQLVEYHSLPGYLRDNEYILGHYRSEWPLKQVLLSMFTIHNETLNVWTHLVGFFIFLALTIYTAMKIPKVVDLNSLQHFPDIMKPDLQKLQSELLTCLPSVPDLHRLRDEISSWHIKEHLYNCLPHSVKEDLANIIAPLMIRPITRWPFFAFLGGAMFCLLASSICHLLSCHSERMAYIMLRLDYAGIAALIATSFYPPVYYSFMCYPFFCNLYLGFITVLGIATILVSLLPVFQNPEFRTIRASLFFGMGLSGAAPILHKLFLFWGQPEVFHTTGYEILMGVLYGIGALVYATRIPERWMPGKFDIAGHSHQLFHILVVAGAYVHYRAGLVYLRWRDLQGC; via the exons ATGGGGGCTGAGGATTTGAATTTGATGGAGAACGAAGGAGCGTGTCGCGGAAGGGAAGGGAAAGGGAGGAGGCTGTGGAAGAAGGTGAAGTACCAGCTGGTGGAGTACCATTCTTTACCCGGTTACTTGAGAGACAACGAGTACATTCTCGGTCACTATCGATCTGAATGGCCCCTCAAGCAGGTTCTGCTGAGCATGTTCACCATACACAACGAAACTCTTAATGTTTGGAC GCATTTGGTCGGGTTCTTCATATTTCTGGCATTGACCATATACACTGCCATGAAAATTCCAAAGGTTGTAGATCTTAATTCCCTACAGCATTTTCCTGACATCATGAAGCCCGATCTGCAGAAATTACAGTCAGAACTCTTGACGTGTCTTCCTTCCGTTCCCGATTTACACAGACTCAGAGATGAAATCTCAAGTTGGCATATTAAAGAACATCTGTATAATTGTTTGCCT CATAGCGTAAAGGAGGACCTGGCGAACATAATAGCACCACTTATGATTAGACCAATTACAAGGTGGCCTTTTTTCGCATTTTTAGGGGGTGCCATGTTTTGCTTGCTAGCTAGCAGTATTTGCCATCTTCTATCATGTCACTCTGAGCGAATGGCATACATCATGCTGAGGCTTGACTATGCTGGAATTGCAGCCCTCATAGCCACCTCTTTCTACCCTCCAGTATACTACTCTTTTATGTGTTATCCATTTTTCTGCAACCTTTACTTAGGATTTATCACTGTACTGGGTATTGCCACCATCTTGGTTTCTCTGCTTCCAGTGTTCCAAAATCCTGAATTCCGCACCATCCGAGCATCTCTCTTCTTCGGAATGGGTTTGTCCGGAGCAGCACCTATACTGCACAAACTTTTTCTATTCTGGGGCCAGCCAGAAGTATTTCACACAACCGGATATGAGATCCTGATGGGTGTTCTCTATGGAATTGGTGCACTGGTTTATGCCACTAGGATTCCAGAAAGATGGATGCCTGGGAAGTTTGACATTGCCGGACATAGTCACCAATTGTTTCATATATTGGTGGTGGCTGGAGCATACGTTCATTATCGGGCAGGGTTGGTTTATCTCAGGTGGCGTGATCTTCAAGGTTGCTGA
- the LOC106778096 gene encoding uncharacterized protein LOC106778096 isoform X2, producing the protein MPMAGSHTPQSAWIIHLLCLWASAVLVFADEHSLSLTQNATLQLSRGLPVGNSPGSKPGATVVVERVYIHGLSRFKSLGKFAHSFRVKVLPLPTHSNVRLPNIEVCFHRNVSLVAGMCSHSQWEKVAKGSWTRSMSPFDHKILDIRTAGSTLENFEVSVEEGIILNQVGFGTFLLRYIPGLVRSVLTELGIDEDMYNPLAIFLLTFVAIIGAWLGFWVVHKLVLTEDGSVDINTAQFVAWAIRILAAIMILQSSMDPLIGTLALLCGSLLSLLKRMRRVRFIRHLRRRFFKSPKKNRRRSQVPDSSPFDGSHDEHMYNNMQNEEDSPLFHPRLKSPTLSPCKSSPKGYIRTPLKTQKEALYPSIIHNTPERKKYSAAEWDAFTKESTEKALEELVASPDFGKWLTSNAGRISVTPNTKTGRGRRWMFWSGST; encoded by the exons ATGCCAATGGCGGGCTCTCACACCCCGCAATCTGCTTGGATTATTCACTTGCTCTGCCTCTGGGCTTCTGCAGTTCTGGTATTCGCCGATGAACATTCCTTGT CTCTTACTCAAAATGCCACACTGCAGCTATCACGTGGCTTGCCTGTGGGAAATTCTCCTGGTTCTAAGCCTGGTGCTACTGTGGTTGTTGAAAGAGTTTATATACATGGATTGTCAAGGTTTAAAAGCCTGGGGAAATTTGCACATTCCTTTAGAGTGAAGGTGTTGCCACTTCCTACACACTCAAATGTTCGTCTGCCAAACATAGAGGTCTGTTTCCATAG GAATGTGTCTCTTGTAGCCGGGATGTGTTCACATAGCCAGTGGGAGAAGGTTGCCAAGGGTTCTTGGACTCGATCAATGTCCCCTTTTGACCACAAGATTTTAGATATAAGGACTGCTGGATCCACACTGGAAAACTTTGAGGTTTCTGTCGAAGAAG GTATTATTTTAAATCAGGTTGGTTTTGGTACTTTTCTCCTCCGTTACATTCCTGGCTTAGTTCGTTCAGTACTTACAGAGTTAGGAATTGATGAAGACATGTATAATCCT TTGGCAATATTTCTGCTGACATTTGTTGCAATAATTGGAGCTTGGTTGGGGTTCTGGGTGGTACACAAGCTTGTCTTGACTGAAGATGGATCAGTGGACATAAACACTGCTCAATTTGTTGCGTGGGCTATAAGGATTTTGGCTGCGATTATGATTCTTCag AGTTCTATGGATCCCCTGATAGGAACATTGGCTTTACTGTGTGGATCACTCCTCTCCTTGTTGAAGCGGATGCGTAGAGTGAGATTCATTCGTCATTTACGCAG GCGTTTCTTTAAATCACCCAAGAAAAACAGAAGGAGATCCCAGGTTCCTGACTCGTCACCTTTTGATGGTTCACACGATGAACATATGTACAACAATATGCAAAATGAAGAGGACTCTCCACTTTTTCATCCACGACTGAAAAGCCCTACCTTGTCGCCTTGCAAATCTTCTCCTAAAG GTTACATTAGGACGCCACTTAAAACACAGAAGGAAGCGTTATACCCGTCCATAATACACAACACGccggagagaaaaaaatattcagcTGCAGAATGGGATGCGTTCACAAAGGAGTCAACTGAAAAAGCCTTGGAAGAACTTGTTGCATCCCCTGATTTCGGTAAATGGTTGACCTCCAATGCAGGTAGGATAAGCGTAACGCCCAACACGAAAACTGGTCGTGGGCGTAGATGGATGTTCTGGTCTGGAAGCACCTAA
- the LOC106778086 gene encoding heptahelical transmembrane protein 4 isoform X1 translates to MGAEDLNLMENEGACRGREGKGRRLWKKVKYQLVEYHSLPGYLRDNEYILGHYRSEWPLKQVLLSMFTIHNETLNVWTHLVGFFIFLALTIYTAMKIPKVVDLNSLQHFPDIMKPDLQKLQSELLTCLPSVPDLHRLRDEISSWHIKEHLYNCLPVRFSSSNHTDVCVLHSVKEDLANIIAPLMIRPITRWPFFAFLGGAMFCLLASSICHLLSCHSERMAYIMLRLDYAGIAALIATSFYPPVYYSFMCYPFFCNLYLGFITVLGIATILVSLLPVFQNPEFRTIRASLFFGMGLSGAAPILHKLFLFWGQPEVFHTTGYEILMGVLYGIGALVYATRIPERWMPGKFDIAGHSHQLFHILVVAGAYVHYRAGLVYLRWRDLQGC, encoded by the exons ATGGGGGCTGAGGATTTGAATTTGATGGAGAACGAAGGAGCGTGTCGCGGAAGGGAAGGGAAAGGGAGGAGGCTGTGGAAGAAGGTGAAGTACCAGCTGGTGGAGTACCATTCTTTACCCGGTTACTTGAGAGACAACGAGTACATTCTCGGTCACTATCGATCTGAATGGCCCCTCAAGCAGGTTCTGCTGAGCATGTTCACCATACACAACGAAACTCTTAATGTTTGGAC GCATTTGGTCGGGTTCTTCATATTTCTGGCATTGACCATATACACTGCCATGAAAATTCCAAAGGTTGTAGATCTTAATTCCCTACAGCATTTTCCTGACATCATGAAGCCCGATCTGCAGAAATTACAGTCAGAACTCTTGACGTGTCTTCCTTCCGTTCCCGATTTACACAGACTCAGAGATGAAATCTCAAGTTGGCATATTAAAGAACATCTGTATAATTGTTTGCCTGTAAGATTTTCCAGTAGCAATCATACTGATGTGTGTGTTCTG CATAGCGTAAAGGAGGACCTGGCGAACATAATAGCACCACTTATGATTAGACCAATTACAAGGTGGCCTTTTTTCGCATTTTTAGGGGGTGCCATGTTTTGCTTGCTAGCTAGCAGTATTTGCCATCTTCTATCATGTCACTCTGAGCGAATGGCATACATCATGCTGAGGCTTGACTATGCTGGAATTGCAGCCCTCATAGCCACCTCTTTCTACCCTCCAGTATACTACTCTTTTATGTGTTATCCATTTTTCTGCAACCTTTACTTAGGATTTATCACTGTACTGGGTATTGCCACCATCTTGGTTTCTCTGCTTCCAGTGTTCCAAAATCCTGAATTCCGCACCATCCGAGCATCTCTCTTCTTCGGAATGGGTTTGTCCGGAGCAGCACCTATACTGCACAAACTTTTTCTATTCTGGGGCCAGCCAGAAGTATTTCACACAACCGGATATGAGATCCTGATGGGTGTTCTCTATGGAATTGGTGCACTGGTTTATGCCACTAGGATTCCAGAAAGATGGATGCCTGGGAAGTTTGACATTGCCGGACATAGTCACCAATTGTTTCATATATTGGTGGTGGCTGGAGCATACGTTCATTATCGGGCAGGGTTGGTTTATCTCAGGTGGCGTGATCTTCAAGGTTGCTGA
- the LOC106778096 gene encoding uncharacterized protein LOC106778096 isoform X1 → MPMAGSHTPQSAWIIHLLCLWASAVLVFADEHSLSLTQNATLQLSRGLPVGNSPGSKPGATVVVERVYIHGLSRFKSLGKFAHSFRVKVLPLPTHSNVRLPNIEVCFHRNVSLVAGMCSHSQWEKVAKGSWTRSMSPFDHKILDIRTAGSTLENFEVSVEEEFFVYRIVLLVLGITLMSLAAFISNSLAFYYSSAMAIGIILVVLIILYQGMKVLPTGRKSSLAIFMYSTAVGFGTFLLRYIPGLVRSVLTELGIDEDMYNPLAIFLLTFVAIIGAWLGFWVVHKLVLTEDGSVDINTAQFVAWAIRILAAIMILQSSMDPLIGTLALLCGSLLSLLKRMRRVRFIRHLRRRFFKSPKKNRRRSQVPDSSPFDGSHDEHMYNNMQNEEDSPLFHPRLKSPTLSPCKSSPKGYIRTPLKTQKEALYPSIIHNTPERKKYSAAEWDAFTKESTEKALEELVASPDFGKWLTSNAGRISVTPNTKTGRGRRWMFWSGST, encoded by the exons ATGCCAATGGCGGGCTCTCACACCCCGCAATCTGCTTGGATTATTCACTTGCTCTGCCTCTGGGCTTCTGCAGTTCTGGTATTCGCCGATGAACATTCCTTGT CTCTTACTCAAAATGCCACACTGCAGCTATCACGTGGCTTGCCTGTGGGAAATTCTCCTGGTTCTAAGCCTGGTGCTACTGTGGTTGTTGAAAGAGTTTATATACATGGATTGTCAAGGTTTAAAAGCCTGGGGAAATTTGCACATTCCTTTAGAGTGAAGGTGTTGCCACTTCCTACACACTCAAATGTTCGTCTGCCAAACATAGAGGTCTGTTTCCATAG GAATGTGTCTCTTGTAGCCGGGATGTGTTCACATAGCCAGTGGGAGAAGGTTGCCAAGGGTTCTTGGACTCGATCAATGTCCCCTTTTGACCACAAGATTTTAGATATAAGGACTGCTGGATCCACACTGGAAAACTTTGAGGTTTCTGTCGAAGAAG AATTTTTTGTATATCGAATTGTGTTATTAGTATTGGGTATTACTCTGATGAGCCTTGCAGCCTTTATAAGTAATTCATTAGCATTTTACTATAGCAGTGCAATGGCAATTGGAATAATTCTCGTTGTACTGATTATTCTGTATCAG GGAATGAAAGTTCTTCCAACTGGTCGTAAGAGTTCCCTTGCTATATTTATGTATTCAACTGCT GTTGGTTTTGGTACTTTTCTCCTCCGTTACATTCCTGGCTTAGTTCGTTCAGTACTTACAGAGTTAGGAATTGATGAAGACATGTATAATCCT TTGGCAATATTTCTGCTGACATTTGTTGCAATAATTGGAGCTTGGTTGGGGTTCTGGGTGGTACACAAGCTTGTCTTGACTGAAGATGGATCAGTGGACATAAACACTGCTCAATTTGTTGCGTGGGCTATAAGGATTTTGGCTGCGATTATGATTCTTCag AGTTCTATGGATCCCCTGATAGGAACATTGGCTTTACTGTGTGGATCACTCCTCTCCTTGTTGAAGCGGATGCGTAGAGTGAGATTCATTCGTCATTTACGCAG GCGTTTCTTTAAATCACCCAAGAAAAACAGAAGGAGATCCCAGGTTCCTGACTCGTCACCTTTTGATGGTTCACACGATGAACATATGTACAACAATATGCAAAATGAAGAGGACTCTCCACTTTTTCATCCACGACTGAAAAGCCCTACCTTGTCGCCTTGCAAATCTTCTCCTAAAG GTTACATTAGGACGCCACTTAAAACACAGAAGGAAGCGTTATACCCGTCCATAATACACAACACGccggagagaaaaaaatattcagcTGCAGAATGGGATGCGTTCACAAAGGAGTCAACTGAAAAAGCCTTGGAAGAACTTGTTGCATCCCCTGATTTCGGTAAATGGTTGACCTCCAATGCAGGTAGGATAAGCGTAACGCCCAACACGAAAACTGGTCGTGGGCGTAGATGGATGTTCTGGTCTGGAAGCACCTAA